One Fuerstiella marisgermanici DNA window includes the following coding sequences:
- a CDS encoding lactate racemase domain-containing protein, with product MQLPRMCDVRQRFDAPKVENIAETVHQQLAGLSLSSIIKPDQTVAVTAGSRGIANIAMIIRETVRYLKSIGAAPFIVPAMGSHGGGTVKGQLEVLAGLGVTEQSVEAPIKATMDTVVVAETSFGIPVHFDRFAYEADHVLVVNRIKPHTRFVGPIESGLHKMMLIGLGKHHGAKVYHQGIMSHSFPEMIDSIAARVLHECSVVGGLAILENAIDETAMIEAVAPAAFAGREPELLKQACDWLPRLPFDYADLLIVDRIGKNISGSGMDANVVGRKFNDHAATKDDSVNCLRILIRSLTEESHGNATGIGMAEYTTQRCVDQVDHDKTRVNCVTANHPEAAMIPITLPTDALAVETALQTIGMSAPKDAKVLQISDTLHLTHARISEAYFPLVEASDRLEFVGDPYDFPVNAAGQMSDV from the coding sequence ATGCAGCTTCCCCGCATGTGCGACGTCCGCCAACGCTTTGATGCGCCGAAGGTGGAGAACATTGCCGAAACCGTGCATCAGCAGTTGGCTGGTCTGTCGCTAAGCAGCATCATCAAGCCTGACCAGACGGTTGCCGTGACCGCCGGCAGTCGTGGCATTGCCAATATAGCGATGATCATTCGTGAAACCGTTCGGTATCTGAAGTCGATCGGCGCTGCTCCGTTTATCGTCCCGGCGATGGGCAGCCACGGCGGCGGCACGGTGAAAGGCCAGCTCGAAGTGCTGGCTGGCCTGGGCGTGACGGAACAATCTGTCGAAGCGCCCATCAAAGCAACAATGGACACGGTCGTCGTAGCCGAAACCAGCTTCGGAATCCCTGTCCACTTCGACAGGTTTGCTTACGAAGCAGACCACGTGTTGGTGGTCAATCGCATCAAGCCGCACACGCGATTTGTGGGCCCAATCGAATCCGGCTTGCACAAGATGATGCTAATCGGGCTGGGCAAGCATCACGGTGCGAAGGTCTACCATCAGGGAATTATGAGTCATAGTTTTCCTGAGATGATAGATTCAATCGCTGCACGAGTCCTTCATGAATGCAGCGTGGTGGGTGGCCTGGCAATTTTGGAGAACGCCATCGATGAGACGGCGATGATCGAAGCGGTGGCTCCGGCTGCGTTTGCAGGCCGTGAACCCGAACTTTTGAAGCAGGCATGCGATTGGCTGCCACGACTGCCATTCGATTATGCCGACTTACTAATCGTCGATCGCATCGGCAAGAACATCAGTGGCTCAGGCATGGACGCAAACGTGGTCGGGCGAAAGTTTAATGACCACGCGGCCACGAAAGATGATTCGGTCAACTGCCTGCGCATTTTGATACGTTCACTGACCGAGGAAAGTCACGGCAACGCCACCGGCATCGGCATGGCAGAATATACGACTCAACGTTGCGTGGACCAGGTCGATCACGACAAGACGCGGGTGAACTGCGTGACCGCCAACCATCCGGAAGCGGCCATGATTCCAATCACTCTGCCGACAGACGCTCTGGCCGTGGAAACGGCACTGCAAACGATCGGGATGAGTGCTCCTAAGGATGCCAAGGTGCTGCAGATTTCCGACACGTTGCATCTGACTCACGCCCGAATATCCGAAGCGTACTTTCCACTCGTGGAAGCAAGTGATCGGTTGGAATTCGTGGGCGATCCGTACGATTTCCCAGTGAATGCGGCCGGGCAAATGTCGGACGTGTGA
- a CDS encoding 4a-hydroxytetrahydrobiopterin dehydratase, which translates to MTEVSTKEQLRTVKCVPCEGGVPKLTPEEAARQNQEVDGWKILSEPDRITKSWTVKNFVAGMEFFKHVTELAEAEGHHPDLHLVGYRNVTIDIWTHAIDGLSLNDFILAAKIDALPIEEKS; encoded by the coding sequence ATGACCGAAGTATCCACCAAAGAACAATTGCGAACCGTCAAATGCGTGCCGTGCGAAGGAGGCGTGCCGAAGCTGACACCCGAAGAAGCCGCGCGACAAAACCAGGAAGTGGACGGCTGGAAGATCCTGTCAGAGCCCGATCGCATCACCAAGTCGTGGACCGTGAAGAACTTCGTCGCGGGGATGGAATTCTTCAAACATGTGACTGAACTGGCAGAAGCCGAAGGTCACCATCCGGATTTGCATCTGGTCGGCTACCGAAACGTGACAATTGATATCTGGACTCACGCCATCGATGGATTGTCGCTTAACGATTTCATCCTTGCCGCGAAAATCGACGCCCTGCCGATCGAAGAGAAATCCTAA
- a CDS encoding SDR family NAD(P)-dependent oxidoreductase → MTDQPKTTVITGAGSGIGLTTALHFARLGNRVFAGDVHYSHEAKQTLRAAGVETSLCDVRQVADINQLIDAAVQETGQIDALVNNAGVGLVAQIENVSEDDWQRVVDTNLKAAFFGCKSAIAHMVTQPTGGSIVNVASNAGLLPRSHDPVYSISKMALAGLTKSLALCHSKDKVRVNAVCPGPVERTNMIEENFADRPDRQAVVRELIAASPLARAWDRMISPEEVAESIAYLCSDGARMISGTCIAIDGGKSLGVPPPAE, encoded by the coding sequence ATGACTGACCAACCTAAGACAACCGTCATCACGGGAGCAGGCAGCGGTATCGGGCTGACGACGGCTTTGCACTTTGCCAGACTCGGAAATCGCGTGTTCGCGGGCGATGTTCACTATTCACATGAGGCCAAACAGACTCTGCGGGCGGCAGGCGTTGAGACTTCACTTTGCGACGTCCGGCAAGTGGCGGATATCAATCAACTGATTGATGCCGCGGTTCAAGAGACCGGGCAAATCGATGCACTGGTCAACAACGCCGGCGTAGGCCTTGTGGCTCAGATCGAGAACGTCTCCGAAGACGACTGGCAACGCGTCGTGGACACGAATTTGAAAGCCGCGTTTTTCGGCTGCAAGTCAGCGATCGCTCATATGGTGACACAACCGACCGGCGGCAGCATCGTCAACGTTGCCAGTAACGCGGGACTGCTGCCCCGCAGTCATGACCCCGTCTATTCCATCAGCAAGATGGCGCTTGCCGGGCTGACTAAGAGTCTGGCGTTGTGTCATTCGAAGGATAAAGTTCGAGTCAACGCCGTGTGCCCGGGCCCTGTCGAACGAACCAATATGATCGAAGAAAACTTCGCGGATCGACCGGATCGCCAAGCCGTGGTCCGCGAACTCATTGCAGCCAGCCCTTTGGCCAGAGCGTGGGACCGCATGATTAGCCCGGAGGAAGTTGCTGAATCGATCGCGTATCTCTGCAGCGATGGTGCTCGCATGATTTCCGGCACCTGCATCGCCATCGACGGCGGCAAGTCTCTGGGCGTTCCACCTCCAGCGGAATGA
- a CDS encoding BatA domain-containing protein, whose protein sequence is MANRSRSLPSMLQFFLNPVMLAGLAGVGLPVVAHLLSRRKYDVVQWGAMQFLNPSRKTRRKLKLEELLLLLIRMSAIALLAFAASRPWISSGFLTGYRSAGSRDVVFVIDGSNSMSRSDGLTNLHQKAIRRANEFLATLRPGDTVAVIDARDQPIPIVKSPLQNHDVVREKLKSIPPPAGAGDLQRACEEAVGILGRCSNGAREIIVFSDRQRSGWSPSDNASWERFEDVLNFPSVRPDLWVVDVSSGLGAIRNNVSLGRIKVSRDLTVPNFPVSFQVPVRNSGSEAVNVPLQILTNGQRVANLDATVSVPPQSETVFSRSISFTGAGTNIVSIKLSLPEDPVAADNATHAAVQVTSAVPVLLVENSDSLNRSNWNTFFASLALTSPDNKSPWIVAKTVKANDLTAADLQSVAAVVLADVTELPEGLPHQLLDFATRGNGVFLCLGRDTSPESFQKLYAAPGLLPTVRLTRMKTADPDAATPATVAPYSLESEWLNRFRERKGASLLKAIFRQWWLVETGVTTADDDSDSEAGDNASTIPDRGLSSLQELIDPPVTVAQLNTGDPLLLQAACGRGSVLLMTSNINTSMNNLPTTPDYVPFLHEALFQMAASRVQRNVRFGQPLIATVPNEDAPSDATTRDEPRLSFATPYDESLEAELRPDNQDWIASLPATRFPGVYELHETDKPEGEPLDAFVINYDHEEDNPEELTADDRARLIVNDRMTFVDSLDQLQKQMYGNESRSELWAWLLWLFLGLLLVEIWMTRRLVMNGHAGRDGPPAD, encoded by the coding sequence ATGGCCAATCGTTCCCGTAGTCTTCCGTCGATGCTGCAGTTTTTTCTGAATCCGGTCATGCTTGCCGGGCTGGCCGGAGTCGGTCTGCCCGTGGTCGCGCATTTGTTGAGTCGTCGGAAGTACGACGTCGTTCAATGGGGGGCGATGCAGTTTCTTAACCCCAGTCGGAAGACTCGGCGCAAGCTTAAGCTGGAAGAGCTGCTGTTACTGCTCATTCGCATGTCGGCAATCGCACTCTTGGCCTTCGCGGCGTCACGGCCGTGGATCAGCAGCGGGTTTCTGACGGGCTACCGTTCTGCCGGTTCGCGCGACGTCGTCTTTGTGATCGACGGATCGAATTCTATGAGTCGCAGCGACGGGTTGACGAACCTGCATCAGAAAGCCATTCGCCGAGCCAACGAATTTCTGGCGACTTTGCGACCAGGAGACACGGTCGCCGTGATTGACGCTCGTGACCAGCCGATTCCGATCGTAAAATCGCCGCTGCAAAATCACGATGTGGTGCGTGAGAAACTGAAGTCGATACCGCCGCCCGCTGGCGCTGGTGATTTGCAGCGCGCGTGCGAAGAAGCCGTTGGAATTCTGGGCCGATGCAGCAATGGGGCTCGTGAGATCATTGTATTCTCCGACCGTCAACGCAGCGGCTGGTCACCTTCGGATAATGCTTCGTGGGAACGCTTTGAAGACGTCTTGAACTTTCCGTCAGTGCGGCCGGATTTGTGGGTAGTTGACGTCAGCAGCGGGCTGGGAGCGATCCGCAACAACGTGTCGCTGGGGCGTATTAAGGTGTCTCGCGATCTGACCGTGCCCAACTTTCCGGTCAGTTTTCAGGTGCCGGTGCGAAACTCCGGCAGCGAAGCGGTTAATGTGCCGCTGCAGATTTTGACCAACGGTCAACGAGTCGCCAATCTGGACGCGACCGTGTCCGTGCCGCCTCAATCAGAAACTGTGTTCAGCCGCTCAATTAGTTTTACGGGTGCCGGCACGAACATCGTCTCGATAAAACTGTCGCTGCCCGAAGATCCGGTCGCGGCGGACAACGCCACTCACGCTGCGGTTCAGGTCACGTCGGCCGTGCCTGTGCTGCTGGTGGAAAATTCTGACAGTCTGAACAGGTCGAACTGGAATACCTTTTTCGCGTCGTTGGCGTTGACCAGTCCGGACAATAAGTCCCCATGGATTGTGGCGAAAACGGTGAAAGCCAATGACCTGACGGCGGCGGACCTGCAGTCGGTGGCGGCCGTGGTGCTGGCCGATGTCACAGAGTTGCCGGAAGGCCTGCCGCATCAGCTACTCGACTTCGCAACTCGGGGCAATGGCGTATTTCTATGCCTTGGCCGCGACACATCGCCAGAAAGCTTTCAAAAGCTGTACGCCGCACCCGGGCTGCTTCCGACAGTTCGGCTCACGCGAATGAAGACGGCCGATCCAGACGCTGCAACGCCCGCGACTGTCGCGCCGTACAGTCTGGAAAGTGAATGGCTAAATCGTTTTCGAGAGCGCAAAGGGGCCAGTCTGCTGAAGGCCATCTTTCGCCAATGGTGGCTGGTAGAAACCGGCGTGACCACTGCGGACGACGACTCCGACAGCGAAGCCGGCGACAATGCTTCGACAATTCCCGACCGCGGATTAAGCAGTCTGCAGGAGTTAATCGATCCACCTGTCACGGTCGCTCAACTGAACACCGGCGACCCTTTGCTGTTGCAGGCAGCCTGTGGGCGAGGCAGCGTGCTGCTGATGACAAGCAACATTAACACGTCCATGAACAACCTGCCCACCACGCCCGACTACGTTCCCTTTCTACATGAGGCGTTGTTCCAGATGGCAGCGTCGCGTGTGCAGCGGAATGTCCGGTTCGGTCAGCCGCTCATTGCGACGGTACCTAACGAGGACGCACCATCCGATGCAACAACACGTGACGAGCCCCGTTTGTCGTTCGCCACACCGTACGATGAGTCGCTGGAAGCAGAGCTTCGGCCCGACAACCAGGACTGGATTGCGTCGCTGCCCGCCACGCGGTTCCCTGGCGTTTACGAATTACATGAAACGGACAAGCCGGAAGGCGAGCCGCTGGATGCCTTCGTTATTAACTACGATCACGAAGAAGACAACCCGGAAGAATTGACGGCTGATGATCGAGCCCGCCTGATTGTCAACGACCGCATGACATTCGTCGATTCCCTGGACCAGCTTCAAAAACAAATGTACGGTAACGAATCGCGCAGCGAACTATGGGCGTGGCTGCTGTGGCTGTTCCTCGGCCTGCTGCTGGTCGAAATCTGGATGACGCGCCGACTGGTCATGAATGGCCATGCGGGGCGGGACGGCCCGCCAGCCGATTAG